The following proteins come from a genomic window of Kocuria palustris:
- a CDS encoding LysR family transcriptional regulator encodes MDLRALRSLVAVAEEGTVTAGAARLGLGQPAVSRQLLQLERQLRVRLFDREGARMRLSAAGQQLLPEARELLRGAAAFEATAADAAAGSLQRVRIASAGTTRDDVVAPWLAEWSPEAPLASVLEAPVDSLYPALRRGADLAVAPIAPTAGLESIEVAQLGLWAYAAPRHPLAGTGAITVRELADTDLLLLERSFHARRSLDAAFEAAGLGVEPAVEVGSPVIAQALAASGRGLTVLSDDPRFELVPLAILADDGSPLTLRLHAAWDPDHHAAGALAELARDLRRFVRGRYPQPGAKQPAGPGTDGAQRSGSREDSARSG; translated from the coding sequence ATGGACCTGCGTGCGCTGCGCAGCCTGGTCGCCGTGGCCGAGGAGGGCACCGTCACGGCCGGGGCAGCCCGGCTCGGCCTGGGTCAGCCGGCCGTCAGCCGCCAGCTGCTCCAGCTCGAGCGGCAGCTGCGCGTGCGCCTGTTCGACCGGGAGGGCGCTCGGATGCGCCTGAGCGCGGCCGGCCAGCAGCTGCTGCCCGAGGCGCGGGAGCTGCTGCGCGGCGCGGCCGCCTTCGAGGCAACGGCCGCCGACGCCGCCGCCGGATCCCTGCAGCGCGTGCGGATCGCATCGGCCGGCACCACGCGCGATGACGTCGTGGCCCCCTGGCTTGCCGAGTGGTCGCCCGAGGCCCCGCTGGCCTCGGTCCTGGAGGCGCCCGTGGACTCCCTCTATCCGGCGCTGCGCCGCGGCGCGGACCTGGCGGTGGCTCCGATCGCCCCCACCGCCGGCCTCGAGTCCATCGAGGTCGCGCAGCTGGGGCTGTGGGCCTATGCGGCCCCCAGGCACCCGCTGGCCGGGACGGGGGCGATCACGGTGCGCGAGCTCGCCGACACCGACCTGCTGCTGCTCGAGCGGTCGTTCCACGCCCGTCGCAGCCTGGACGCCGCCTTCGAGGCCGCCGGGCTGGGCGTGGAGCCGGCGGTCGAGGTCGGCTCGCCCGTGATCGCCCAGGCGCTGGCCGCCTCGGGCCGCGGTCTGACGGTGCTCAGCGACGATCCGCGCTTCGAGCTCGTGCCGCTGGCGATCCTCGCCGACGACGGCAGCCCCCTCACCCTCCGACTGCACGCGGCCTGGGACCCCGACCACCATGCCGCCGGCGCTCTGGCCGAGCTCGCCCGCGACCTCCGCCGGTTCGTGCGCGGACGCTACCCGCAGCCCGGCGCCAAGCAGCCCGCCGGGCCCGGGACGGACGGTGCTCAGCGCTCCGGCAGCCGCGAGGACTCCGCTCGGAGCGGGTAG
- the prfB gene encoding peptide chain release factor 2, producing the protein MATTDFPAEISSLRSTYSSITEVVDIDALRAEVAQLNEQAAAPDLWDDVENAQKLTSQLSHKQSQLKRLDALGERIEDIEVMVQLAEEEDDADTLALAEEELVSVRKDLAQLEITTLLSGEYDERDAVVTIRAGAGGVDAADFAEILMRMYLRWAERHGYPTKVLDTSYAEEAGLKSATFEVKTPYAFGTLSVEAGTHRLVRISPFDNQGRRQTSFAAVEVIPLIESDDTIEIPESELKVDVFRSSGPGGQSVNTTDSAVRMTHIPTGIVVSMQNEKSQIQNRAAALRVLQSRILLQRKAEEDAKKKEMAGDVKASWGDQMRSYVLNPYQMVKDLRTNHEEGNPSSVFDGQIDDFVDAGIRWRAGATPDPSEG; encoded by the coding sequence ATGGCCACCACAGACTTTCCCGCCGAGATCAGCTCTCTGCGCTCCACCTACTCGTCCATCACCGAGGTCGTCGACATCGACGCTCTGCGCGCAGAGGTGGCGCAGCTCAACGAGCAGGCGGCGGCCCCCGACCTCTGGGACGACGTCGAGAACGCCCAGAAGCTGACCTCGCAGCTCTCGCACAAGCAGTCGCAGCTCAAGCGCCTGGACGCTCTCGGCGAGCGGATCGAGGACATCGAGGTCATGGTCCAGCTGGCCGAGGAGGAGGACGACGCCGACACCCTCGCGCTCGCCGAGGAGGAGCTCGTCTCCGTGCGCAAGGATCTGGCGCAGCTCGAGATCACCACGCTGCTGTCGGGCGAGTACGACGAGCGCGACGCCGTCGTGACCATCCGCGCCGGCGCCGGCGGCGTCGATGCCGCGGACTTCGCCGAGATCCTCATGCGCATGTACCTGCGCTGGGCCGAGCGCCACGGCTACCCGACCAAGGTCCTGGACACCTCCTACGCGGAGGAGGCGGGGCTGAAGTCGGCGACCTTCGAGGTCAAGACCCCGTACGCCTTCGGCACGCTATCGGTCGAGGCCGGCACCCACCGCCTGGTGCGCATCTCGCCGTTCGACAACCAGGGCCGCCGCCAGACGTCGTTCGCGGCGGTGGAGGTCATCCCGCTGATCGAGTCGGACGACACGATCGAGATCCCGGAATCGGAGCTCAAGGTCGATGTCTTCCGCTCCTCGGGCCCGGGCGGTCAGTCCGTGAACACCACGGACTCGGCGGTGCGCATGACCCACATCCCCACGGGGATCGTCGTGTCCATGCAGAACGAGAAGTCGCAGATCCAGAACCGCGCCGCCGCCCTGCGCGTGCTGCAGTCGCGCATCCTCCTGCAGCGCAAGGCCGAGGAGGACGCGAAGAAGAAGGAGATGGCCGGAGACGTCAAGGCGTCGTGGGGCGATCAGATGCGCTCCTACGTGCTGAATCCGTACCAGATGGTCAAGGACCTGCGCACGAACCATGAGGAGGGCAACCCCTCCTCCGTGTTCGACGGCCAGATCGACGATTTCGTGGACGCGGGCATCCGCTGGCGCGCCGGCGCGACGCCCGATCCGTCCGAGGGGTGA
- the smpB gene encoding SsrA-binding protein SmpB, translating into MATKKKKQNDDGRDVVANNKKARHDYEILDTYEAGIALMGTEVKSLRMGRATLVDGYCAFDRRGELWLENVNIPEYLQGSWTNHSAKRRRKLLLHASELDKIAQKTRESGFTIVPLSMYFRDGKRVKVEIGVARGKREFDKRQALREAQDNREAQRAMRYRNMR; encoded by the coding sequence ATGGCGACCAAGAAGAAGAAGCAGAACGACGACGGCCGTGATGTCGTCGCCAACAACAAGAAGGCCCGGCACGACTACGAGATCCTCGACACCTACGAGGCCGGGATCGCCCTGATGGGCACCGAGGTGAAGTCGCTGCGCATGGGCCGCGCCACGCTGGTGGACGGCTACTGCGCCTTCGACCGCCGCGGCGAGCTGTGGCTGGAGAACGTGAACATCCCGGAGTACCTGCAGGGCTCCTGGACCAACCACTCCGCCAAGCGCCGTCGCAAGCTGCTGCTGCACGCCTCGGAGCTGGACAAGATCGCGCAGAAGACCCGCGAGTCCGGCTTCACGATCGTGCCGCTGAGCATGTACTTCCGCGACGGCAAGCGCGTGAAGGTGGAGATCGGCGTGGCCCGCGGCAAGCGCGAGTTCGACAAGCGTCAGGCACTGCGCGAGGCCCAGGACAACCGCGAGGCCCAGCGCGCCATGCGCTACCGCAACATGCGCTGA
- a CDS encoding integrase core domain-containing protein, which translates to MTRRRQIITAVTTGTLTQAQAARAYGVSPSMVSKLLRQWAREGTAAYYTKPSTPHGHPAATPPATIRAITALRTELTTQGLDAGPATIAATLATTRPELPIPSRATIARILQREGLITAEPRKRPKSSLHRFEADLPNSCWQSDFTHTALTPPAPPAPATPPRPSAQAWREHDVEIITWLDDYSRMALHISAHQRITGAIVVETFTATTKIYGPPASTLTDNGLVYTARYRGGVNAFEKLLRSRSIEQRNGRGGHPQTQGKVERFQQTLKKWLAAQPPPADLPGLQALLDQFREIYNTQRIHSAKKTTPYAAYIAAPKDTPGPLAPATTRFRTDKIDATGKVTLRYDGQLFHIGIGRAHARTHVVLIVEDREITIVAKATGEILRELTLDPTRKYQPQRKTPRT; encoded by the coding sequence ATGACCCGTCGCCGCCAGATCATCACCGCCGTGACCACCGGAACCCTCACCCAAGCCCAAGCAGCACGGGCCTACGGCGTCTCACCCTCGATGGTTTCCAAGCTATTGAGACAGTGGGCCCGCGAAGGCACAGCCGCCTACTACACCAAGCCCTCCACACCCCACGGACACCCCGCAGCCACCCCACCAGCCACGATCCGCGCGATCACCGCCCTGCGCACCGAGCTCACCACCCAAGGCCTCGACGCCGGCCCGGCCACCATCGCCGCGACCCTGGCCACCACCCGACCCGAGCTGCCCATCCCCTCCCGAGCCACGATCGCCCGGATCCTGCAGCGCGAAGGACTCATCACCGCCGAACCCCGCAAGCGTCCCAAGTCCTCGCTGCACCGCTTCGAAGCCGACCTGCCCAACTCCTGCTGGCAATCCGACTTCACCCACACCGCCCTGACCCCACCAGCGCCCCCAGCTCCGGCAACACCACCTCGACCCTCAGCGCAGGCCTGGCGCGAGCACGACGTGGAGATCATCACCTGGCTGGATGACTACTCCCGCATGGCCTTGCACATCTCGGCTCACCAGCGCATCACCGGCGCGATCGTGGTCGAGACCTTCACCGCCACCACCAAGATCTACGGGCCCCCGGCCTCGACCCTGACCGACAACGGGCTGGTCTACACTGCCCGCTACCGCGGCGGAGTCAACGCCTTCGAGAAGCTGCTGCGCTCCCGCAGCATCGAACAGCGCAACGGCCGCGGAGGCCACCCGCAGACCCAGGGCAAAGTCGAGCGCTTCCAGCAGACCCTGAAGAAGTGGCTGGCAGCCCAGCCCCCACCAGCAGACCTGCCGGGCCTGCAGGCCCTGCTCGATCAGTTCCGCGAGATCTACAACACTCAGCGGATCCACTCAGCGAAGAAGACCACCCCGTACGCCGCCTACATCGCCGCACCGAAGGACACCCCAGGGCCCCTGGCACCGGCCACGACCCGGTTCCGCACCGACAAGATCGACGCCACGGGCAAAGTCACGCTGCGCTACGACGGCCAGCTCTTCCACATCGGCATCGGCCGAGCCCACGCCCGAACCCACGTCGTTCTGATCGTTGAGGACCGCGAGATCACCATCGTGGCCAAGGCCACCGGAGAGATCCTCCGCGAGCTCACCCTGGACCCCACGCGGAAGTACCAGCCACAACGAAAAACACCCCGAACCTGA
- a CDS encoding BCCT family transporter — MSEITDESTSPTSSPGGPPPEDPLDSDLRPQHQIGDDDTDAQITEKLKAQGVRLRGGSIAPAVFWPSLIAIVVVTASALIFPDFTSDVLIGAQTWLVTNLGWYYMTVIAAFIVFALYMCFSRFGRIKLGRDGEEPEFSWLSWFAMLFSAGMGVGLVFYGVAEPLTYATSSPKPGWTGDEVELAQLGMAQTFVHWGLHPWAIYAVIGLALAYAIHRRGRPVSIRWALEPLLGEKRVQGWMGDVIDILAVFGTIAGVATSLGLGVQQIGAGLAAMGVVESADMTLLIILIVVITFLATASVVTGLGRGIKWLSNINLSLAGLLLISVLLLGPTLFMFQNFIQSLGVYLANVLNMSFDVGAYQGEEGAAWGAAWTIFYWGWWVSWAPFVGVFIARISRGRTVRQFVAGVLLVPTTVGFFWFSVMGGAGLFRQLFGEGGLVDPEEGVIAESALFDLLAGMPIGGILSVVAIVVIAIFFITSSDSGSLVVDMLASGGHPNPPTWSRVTFAVLEGLIAAALLLAGGLTVIQAAGLITALPFSVILILMAIATVKAMRTDLEQMQDRELEQRYRRVSEMLQDDFDSRFGSQVDSRVDNRIDYRLSRTTGPVTGTLRRLRSSDKK; from the coding sequence ATGTCCGAGATCACGGACGAATCCACATCCCCCACCTCGAGCCCGGGCGGGCCGCCTCCCGAGGACCCGCTGGACTCCGATCTGCGTCCCCAGCACCAGATCGGCGATGACGACACCGATGCCCAGATCACCGAGAAGCTCAAGGCCCAGGGCGTCCGCCTGCGCGGCGGCAGCATCGCCCCGGCGGTGTTCTGGCCGTCGCTGATCGCGATCGTCGTGGTCACGGCCTCGGCGCTGATCTTCCCGGACTTCACCTCGGATGTGCTGATCGGTGCTCAGACCTGGCTGGTGACCAACCTGGGCTGGTACTACATGACGGTCATCGCGGCCTTCATCGTGTTCGCCCTGTACATGTGCTTCTCGCGCTTCGGCCGCATCAAGCTGGGGCGCGACGGCGAGGAGCCGGAGTTCTCCTGGCTGAGCTGGTTCGCCATGCTCTTCTCCGCCGGCATGGGCGTCGGTCTGGTCTTCTACGGCGTGGCCGAGCCTCTGACCTACGCGACCTCTTCCCCCAAGCCGGGCTGGACCGGCGACGAGGTGGAGCTTGCCCAGCTGGGCATGGCCCAGACCTTCGTCCACTGGGGCCTGCACCCCTGGGCCATCTACGCCGTGATCGGCCTGGCCCTGGCCTACGCGATCCACCGTCGGGGCCGTCCGGTGTCCATCCGCTGGGCGCTGGAGCCGCTGCTCGGCGAGAAGCGCGTCCAGGGCTGGATGGGCGACGTGATCGACATCCTGGCCGTCTTCGGCACCATCGCCGGTGTGGCGACCTCGCTGGGCCTGGGCGTCCAGCAGATCGGCGCGGGACTGGCCGCCATGGGCGTCGTCGAGTCGGCGGATATGACGCTGCTGATCATCCTGATCGTCGTGATCACGTTCCTGGCCACGGCCTCTGTGGTCACGGGCCTCGGTCGAGGCATCAAGTGGCTGTCGAACATCAATCTGTCGCTGGCGGGCCTGCTGCTGATCTCGGTGCTGCTGCTGGGTCCCACGCTGTTCATGTTCCAGAACTTCATCCAGTCCCTGGGCGTGTACCTGGCCAACGTGCTGAACATGAGCTTCGACGTCGGCGCCTACCAGGGCGAGGAAGGCGCGGCCTGGGGCGCTGCCTGGACCATCTTCTACTGGGGCTGGTGGGTCTCCTGGGCGCCCTTCGTGGGCGTGTTCATCGCCCGCATCTCCCGCGGGCGCACCGTGCGCCAGTTCGTCGCCGGCGTGCTGCTGGTGCCCACCACGGTCGGGTTCTTCTGGTTCTCCGTGATGGGCGGCGCGGGCCTGTTCCGCCAGCTCTTCGGTGAGGGCGGCCTGGTCGACCCTGAGGAGGGCGTGATCGCCGAGTCCGCTCTGTTCGATCTGCTGGCGGGCATGCCGATCGGCGGAATCCTCTCCGTCGTGGCGATCGTGGTCATCGCGATCTTCTTCATCACGTCCTCGGACTCGGGCTCGCTCGTGGTGGACATGCTCGCCTCCGGCGGCCACCCGAACCCGCCCACGTGGTCGCGTGTGACGTTCGCCGTGCTCGAGGGCCTGATCGCGGCAGCTCTGCTGCTGGCCGGCGGGCTCACCGTCATCCAGGCCGCGGGACTGATCACGGCGCTGCCGTTCTCCGTGATCCTGATCCTCATGGCCATCGCCACGGTCAAGGCCATGCGCACGGACCTGGAGCAGATGCAGGACCGGGAGCTGGAGCAGCGCTACCGGCGCGTCTCCGAGATGCTCCAGGACGACTTCGACTCGCGGTTCGGCTCCCAGGTGGATTCGCGCGTGGACAACCGGATCGACTACCGGCTCTCGCGCACCACGGGCCCGGTCACGGGCACGCTGCGCCGACTCAGGAGCAGCGACAAGAAGTGA
- a CDS encoding DUF4190 domain-containing protein, with amino-acid sequence MSYQPPHNADQSSPWSDGGARADGAARDGGPKGPAHDPGQEEAPRYGVRAPQEPAPSQQGVPQYGRYDDGQSSYSAGQPVQTAGYGAGASAPAQQSYSGYPNQDPYAQGGYQPGRKVKDGKGMGIASLVLGIVSVLLFWLLGLFIIAAVIGLILGIVSLVRASKARAGKGFGIAGVILNGLGLILNGLILVLSLIFGAAMIQVFNDPDVRSCWDTYMGTEMTTQDQADFEQCVNDTVDQQLDEEPATAS; translated from the coding sequence TTGAGCTACCAGCCCCCGCACAACGCAGACCAGTCGTCCCCGTGGTCGGACGGCGGCGCACGGGCAGACGGCGCGGCCCGCGACGGCGGCCCCAAGGGCCCCGCGCACGATCCCGGCCAGGAGGAGGCGCCCCGCTACGGCGTGCGCGCCCCGCAGGAGCCCGCCCCGTCCCAGCAGGGCGTCCCGCAGTACGGCCGCTACGACGACGGCCAGAGCTCGTACAGCGCCGGTCAGCCGGTGCAGACCGCCGGCTACGGCGCGGGCGCGAGCGCCCCGGCGCAGCAGTCCTACAGCGGCTACCCGAACCAGGACCCCTACGCCCAGGGCGGCTACCAGCCCGGCCGCAAGGTCAAGGACGGCAAGGGCATGGGCATCGCGTCCCTGGTGCTCGGCATCGTCAGCGTCCTGCTGTTCTGGCTCCTGGGCCTGTTCATCATCGCCGCCGTGATCGGCCTGATCCTGGGCATCGTCTCCCTCGTGCGGGCCTCCAAGGCGCGTGCGGGCAAGGGGTTCGGGATCGCGGGCGTGATCCTCAACGGCCTGGGCCTGATCCTCAACGGCCTGATCCTGGTGCTCTCGCTGATCTTCGGCGCGGCCATGATCCAGGTCTTCAACGACCCGGACGTCCGCAGCTGCTGGGACACCTACATGGGCACCGAGATGACCACGCAGGACCAGGCGGACTTCGAGCAGTGTGTCAACGACACCGTCGACCAGCAGCTCGACGAGGAGCCTGCGACCGCCAGCTGA
- the hisN gene encoding histidinol-phosphatase, translating into MRPHGSYTDDLRLAHVLADTVDSLTMARFRSQELQVETKPDLTPVTDADRDAEQLIRAQLARVRNRDSVLGEEFGTTGSGSRQWVVDPIDGTKNFVRGVPVWATLIALIDDGVPVVGLVSAPALQRRWWAGAGTGAWAGRSLAKAERLSVSSVDRLEDASLSYSSLSGWRQRGRREDFLELTDRVWRTRAYGDFWSYCLVAEGTVDLAAEPELNLYDMAALVPIVEEAGGRFTGLDGAPGPFSGNAVASNGLLHDQALELIGD; encoded by the coding sequence ATGCGCCCTCACGGTTCCTACACGGACGACCTCCGCCTCGCCCACGTGCTCGCCGACACCGTCGACTCGCTCACCATGGCCAGGTTCCGCTCCCAGGAGCTTCAGGTCGAGACCAAGCCCGATCTCACCCCGGTGACCGATGCCGATCGCGATGCCGAGCAGCTCATCCGCGCGCAGCTGGCCCGGGTCCGCAACCGGGACTCCGTGCTCGGCGAGGAGTTCGGCACCACCGGCTCCGGATCCCGGCAGTGGGTCGTGGACCCGATCGACGGCACCAAGAACTTCGTGCGCGGCGTGCCCGTGTGGGCCACGCTGATCGCCCTGATCGACGACGGCGTCCCCGTGGTGGGGCTGGTCTCCGCCCCCGCCCTGCAGCGGCGCTGGTGGGCCGGAGCCGGCACCGGGGCCTGGGCAGGACGATCCCTGGCCAAGGCCGAGCGGCTGAGCGTCTCGTCCGTGGATCGGCTCGAAGACGCCTCGCTGTCCTACTCGTCGCTGAGCGGGTGGAGGCAGCGCGGGCGGCGCGAGGACTTCCTGGAGCTCACGGACCGCGTCTGGCGCACCCGCGCCTACGGCGATTTCTGGTCCTACTGCCTGGTGGCCGAGGGCACCGTGGACCTGGCCGCCGAGCCGGAGCTGAACCTGTACGACATGGCCGCGCTGGTCCCCATCGTGGAGGAGGCCGGCGGGCGCTTCACCGGCCTCGACGGAGCCCCCGGCCCGTTCAGCGGCAATGCGGTGGCCAGCAACGGGCTGCTGCACGACCAGGCGCTCGAGCTGATCGGGGACTGA
- the rsgA gene encoding ribosome small subunit-dependent GTPase A — MARADRRASSWDELDESDVRVRANKKGSRPRTKERPAYEDAVIGRIVAVDRGRFTAVVDESSDDERLVTAVRAKQLRRTPIVAGDRVGLVGDVSGRPDTLARLVRLEPRTTLLRRSADDTDPVERVVVANADRLVIVVAAADPEPRTGFIDRSLVAAYDAGIEPLLIITKTDLQDPSWLIEHYRALELSVLTSGAAGDGAAAAEEDSLPLDQQLVDALRERLLGSVSVMLGHSGVGKSTLVNALTGAQRATGGVNAVTGRGRHTSSSALALRVPDSPAGTWIIDTPGVRSFGLAHVEPDRIVEAFDELGPAIAECPKGCTHLAEAPGCALDAWVMQGRAGQAGPERLESLRRLLSSGHEQEAESKTLGA; from the coding sequence ATGGCGCGCGCTGATCGCAGGGCATCGTCCTGGGACGAGCTGGACGAGTCGGACGTTCGCGTCCGGGCCAACAAGAAGGGCTCCCGGCCGCGCACCAAGGAGCGGCCCGCCTACGAGGACGCCGTGATCGGGCGGATCGTCGCGGTGGACCGCGGTCGGTTCACCGCTGTCGTCGACGAGTCCTCGGACGACGAGCGCCTGGTCACCGCGGTGCGCGCCAAGCAGCTGCGCCGCACCCCCATCGTGGCCGGTGACAGGGTCGGCCTCGTCGGGGACGTCTCCGGACGCCCGGACACCCTGGCCCGGCTGGTGCGCCTCGAGCCGCGCACCACGCTGCTGCGCCGCAGCGCCGATGACACCGATCCCGTCGAGCGTGTGGTCGTGGCCAATGCCGACCGTCTGGTGATCGTGGTGGCGGCCGCGGATCCGGAGCCGCGCACGGGCTTCATCGACCGCTCCCTGGTCGCCGCCTACGACGCCGGCATCGAGCCGCTGCTGATCATCACCAAGACGGATCTGCAGGACCCGTCGTGGCTCATCGAGCACTACCGGGCGCTCGAGCTGTCCGTGCTGACCTCCGGAGCCGCCGGCGATGGCGCGGCAGCGGCCGAGGAGGACTCGCTGCCGCTGGATCAGCAGCTGGTCGACGCGCTGCGCGAGAGGCTGCTGGGCAGCGTCTCCGTGATGCTCGGCCACTCCGGCGTCGGCAAGTCGACGCTCGTCAACGCCCTGACCGGCGCACAGCGGGCCACGGGCGGCGTCAACGCCGTGACCGGTCGCGGTCGGCACACCTCGTCCTCGGCGCTGGCGCTGCGGGTCCCCGACTCCCCCGCCGGCACGTGGATCATCGACACCCCCGGTGTGCGCTCGTTCGGCCTGGCGCATGTGGAGCCCGATCGGATCGTCGAGGCCTTCGACGAGCTGGGCCCGGCCATCGCCGAGTGCCCCAAGGGCTGCACGCACCTGGCCGAGGCGCCCGGCTGCGCCCTCGACGCATGGGTAATGCAGGGACGCGCAGGTCAGGCGGGCCCCGAGCGCCTGGAGTCGCTGCGGCGCCTGCTGAGCTCCGGACACGAGCAGGAGGCCGAGTCCAAGACCCTGGGGGCCTGA
- the aroA gene encoding 3-phosphoshikimate 1-carboxyvinyltransferase — protein sequence MTRDLPEEPEHQEPVAATSLWPAPFLGSRPVQASLTVPGSKSLTNRWLLLAAVADAPSRLRAPLRSRDTELMAQALRELGARVEDVPGHGDFGDDWLITPIPFEHLRTQAAAEDAAGTATERRIECGLAGTVMRFVPALAALVPGRTEFHGDAAAERRPMGPVIEALRGLGVEVQELGEPGRLPFAVIGRGALPGGQLSIDASESSQFVSALLLVAARFEHGLQLRHVGADGAGVPSLPHVEMTLQTLREAGVRVEGSEPAAWSVSPGTVQAVDLSIEQDLSNAGPFLAAAVVSGGTVSIPRWPLRTTQGGAHWQQILPAFGAQVSLEPEADGQHGTFTVSASKPPHGVDLDLSQAGELAPTVAAICAVADSPSVLRGIAHLRGHETDRLAALVTEIRRIGGRAEETADGLRIEPGQLHPAVMRSYEDHRMATAAAVIGLVLDGVQVEDIATTAKTLPQFPQLWNQMVTGSVLDTGAVPVQPGSSPVPQRSDSHGAR from the coding sequence GTGACCCGCGATCTCCCGGAGGAGCCCGAGCACCAGGAGCCGGTCGCAGCCACGTCGCTGTGGCCGGCTCCTTTCCTCGGCTCCCGTCCCGTCCAGGCCTCCCTCACCGTCCCCGGGTCCAAGTCGCTGACCAACCGCTGGCTGCTGCTGGCCGCCGTGGCCGATGCCCCGTCGCGCCTGAGGGCTCCGCTGCGCTCCCGGGACACCGAGCTCATGGCCCAGGCCCTGCGCGAGCTCGGCGCCCGGGTGGAGGACGTCCCGGGCCACGGAGATTTCGGCGACGACTGGCTCATCACCCCCATCCCGTTCGAGCACCTGCGGACGCAGGCGGCCGCTGAGGATGCCGCCGGAACGGCGACCGAGCGGCGGATCGAGTGCGGGCTGGCCGGCACCGTCATGCGCTTCGTGCCGGCCCTGGCGGCCCTGGTGCCCGGTCGCACCGAGTTCCACGGGGACGCCGCCGCCGAGCGCCGACCCATGGGGCCGGTCATCGAGGCCCTGCGCGGGCTCGGCGTGGAGGTCCAGGAGCTCGGCGAGCCCGGGCGCCTGCCCTTCGCCGTCATCGGCCGTGGTGCCCTGCCCGGCGGGCAGCTGAGCATCGACGCCTCCGAGTCGTCCCAGTTCGTCTCGGCGCTGCTGCTGGTGGCCGCCCGCTTCGAGCACGGCCTGCAGCTGCGCCACGTGGGCGCTGACGGCGCAGGCGTGCCGTCCCTGCCCCACGTGGAGATGACGCTGCAGACCCTGCGGGAGGCCGGTGTGCGCGTCGAGGGCTCCGAGCCCGCCGCCTGGTCGGTGTCCCCCGGGACCGTGCAGGCCGTCGATCTGAGCATCGAGCAGGACCTGTCCAATGCCGGGCCGTTCCTGGCGGCGGCCGTCGTCTCGGGCGGCACCGTCTCGATCCCCCGCTGGCCGTTGCGCACCACTCAGGGCGGAGCCCACTGGCAGCAGATCCTCCCCGCCTTCGGGGCGCAGGTGAGCCTGGAGCCGGAGGCCGACGGCCAGCACGGGACCTTCACCGTCAGCGCGTCCAAGCCGCCGCACGGCGTGGACCTCGATCTCAGCCAGGCCGGGGAGCTCGCACCGACCGTCGCGGCGATCTGCGCGGTGGCGGACTCGCCATCGGTGCTTCGCGGGATCGCCCACCTCCGCGGGCATGAGACCGACCGTCTGGCCGCCCTGGTCACGGAGATCCGTCGGATCGGCGGCCGCGCCGAGGAGACCGCCGACGGCCTGCGGATCGAGCCGGGGCAGCTGCACCCGGCCGTCATGCGCTCCTACGAGGACCACCGCATGGCCACGGCCGCCGCCGTGATCGGACTGGTCCTGGACGGGGTGCAGGTCGAGGACATCGCCACGACCGCCAAGACCCTGCCGCAGTTCCCGCAGCTGTGGAATCAGATGGTCACCGGCTCCGTGCTGGACACCGGTGCCGTGCCCGTCCAGCCCGGGTCCTCCCCCGTTCCCCAGCGCTCAGACAGCCATGGCGCGCGCTGA
- a CDS encoding DoxX family membrane protein, with protein MSIIRIIARPLLATGFVVNGVDAFRNSSRSAEHLAPVLTGVERAVPQAKSAVSNSAVVAQGLAAAQVTAGVAYGLGKFPRTAASVLVVTTSLNAYLDFQAAEHGSKEQKAARRNSGLKNVSLIGATMLATVDTNGRPSLAWRAKHFVDAATKSSSSFAADASKRLEQAQKSAEKSTRGSRKAAKKAAEQAQKRSAERIKQAQKAAKKAQKKR; from the coding sequence ATGAGCATCATCCGCATCATCGCCCGTCCGCTGCTGGCCACCGGCTTCGTGGTCAACGGCGTCGACGCCTTCCGCAACTCGTCGCGCTCGGCCGAGCACCTGGCCCCGGTCCTGACCGGCGTCGAGCGCGCCGTCCCGCAGGCCAAGTCGGCCGTGTCCAACAGCGCCGTCGTGGCGCAGGGACTGGCCGCCGCGCAGGTCACCGCCGGTGTCGCCTACGGCCTGGGCAAGTTCCCCCGCACCGCAGCCTCCGTGCTGGTCGTGACCACCAGCCTCAACGCGTACCTGGACTTCCAGGCGGCCGAGCACGGCTCCAAGGAGCAGAAGGCCGCTCGCCGCAACTCCGGTCTGAAGAACGTGTCGCTGATCGGCGCCACCATGCTGGCCACCGTGGACACCAACGGCCGTCCGTCGCTGGCCTGGCGCGCCAAGCACTTCGTGGATGCGGCCACCAAGTCCTCCAGCAGCTTCGCCGCCGATGCCTCCAAGCGCCTCGAGCAGGCCCAGAAGTCCGCTGAGAAGTCCACCCGCGGCTCCCGCAAGGCGGCCAAGAAGGCTGCCGAGCAGGCGCAGAAGCGCTCGGCCGAGCGCATCAAGCAGGCGCAGAAGGCCGCCAAGAAGGCACAGAAGAAGCGCTGA